In one window of Comamonas testosteroni DNA:
- the yajC gene encoding preprotein translocase subunit YajC, giving the protein MFISSAFAQTAPAAAAEGGFMGSLTGMLPLVLMFVVLYFVMIRPQMKRQKEHRSMIEALAKGDEVATAGGIIGTVTRMAEQFIYIEVASGVEVQIQRSAVVQVLPKGTAK; this is encoded by the coding sequence GTGTTCATTTCTTCTGCTTTCGCCCAGACCGCTCCTGCCGCCGCTGCTGAAGGCGGCTTCATGGGTTCGCTCACCGGCATGCTGCCTCTGGTGCTGATGTTCGTGGTGCTGTACTTCGTGATGATTCGTCCCCAGATGAAGCGTCAGAAGGAACACCGCTCCATGATCGAGGCGCTGGCCAAGGGTGATGAAGTGGCTACCGCCGGCGGCATCATCGGCACCGTGACCCGTATGGCCGAGCAATTCATCTACATCGAAGTGGCCTCCGGTGTGGAAGTCCAGATCCAGCGCTCCGCTGTGGTGCAGGTGCTGCCCAAGGGCACGGCCAAGTAA
- a CDS encoding indolepyruvate ferredoxin oxidoreductase family protein: protein MNAPLPDEVRRALESVTLDDKYSLARGRAFMSGVQALVRLPMLQRLRDAQAGLNTAGFISGYRGSPLGTYDQSLWAAKKHMEANHIVFQPGVNEELGATAVWGTQQLDLYPETKKFDGVFGIWYGKGPGVDRCSDVFKHANMAGTAKHGGVIAIAGDDHISKSSTAAHQSDHIFKACGTPVFFPSNVQDILDMGLHAFAMSRFSGLWSGMKTIQEVVESSSSVLVDPDRVNIILPEDFQMPDGGLHIRWPDPPLEQEARLMNYKWYAALAYVRANKLNHNVIEGPSDRFGIIASGKAYNDTRQAMADLGLDEDTCHQLGIRLHKVNVVWPLEATITRDFARGLQEILVVEEKRQVIEYQIKEELYNWRDDVRPNVVGKFSDEHGGEWSLPNPSTDWLLRPTADLTPAIIARAIAQRLKKLGVPEHVQTRMQQRLAVLDAREAAIKAAKEVSTGDRTPWFCSGCPHNTSTRVPEGSRAVAGIGCHYMTTWMPDRRTSTFTQMGGEGVTWVGQAPFTKEAHVFANLGDGTYFHSGLLAIRQSIAAGTNITYKVLYNDAVAMTGGQRVGERPEGHSVLQIMNSLLSEGVRKLVIVTDEPEKYDGVKLGEGVTVHHRDELDAIQRQFRELTGCTAIIYDQTCATEKRRRRKRGLLSTPDKTVVINELVCEGCGDCSVQSNCLSVEPVETEFGRKRRINQNSCNKDYSCVKGFCPSFVTVEGGQLKKPKQDKKGSLEALPNIPEPIVPVAEQAWGIVVAGVGGTGVITIGSLLGMAAHLEGKGVVTQDAAGLAQKGGSTWSHIQIANRADAIYTTKVDMAKADLVIGCDPIVAATPTTLSVMQPGRTYVALNSHAAPTASFVGNPDWQSPAARCATALAEAVGHGALGSFDAEKASTALLGDSIYANPMMLGYAWQKGKVPLSHASLMRAMELNGVQVARNQEAFEWGRRCAHDLEAVRALYQASQVIQFVKKPSLAEMLDKRVEFLTAYQNAAYAQQYSDFVAKVRAAEEPLAQGTRLSQAVARYLFKLMAYKDEYEVARLHTEAAFTQKISDMFEGDYKLVHHLAPPGFAKKDAQGHLLKKSYGPWMRKAMGWLAGMKGLRGTALDPFGRTEERRTERALIVEYRQCIDTLLAGLTADKLALAVEIASIPEDIRGYGHVKEHHLAAARIKWQSLMTRWNGSAAPAAPAVKLMAVN, encoded by the coding sequence ATGAATGCCCCTTTGCCCGATGAAGTCCGTCGTGCCCTGGAGTCTGTGACTCTGGACGACAAATATTCCCTGGCCCGCGGCCGCGCCTTTATGAGCGGCGTGCAGGCCCTGGTCCGACTGCCCATGCTGCAGCGGCTGCGCGATGCGCAGGCCGGACTCAATACCGCCGGCTTCATCAGCGGCTATCGCGGCTCGCCCCTGGGCACTTACGACCAGTCGCTGTGGGCCGCCAAAAAGCATATGGAGGCGAATCACATCGTCTTTCAGCCCGGCGTGAACGAAGAGCTGGGCGCCACGGCCGTCTGGGGCACGCAGCAGCTCGATCTCTATCCCGAAACCAAGAAGTTCGACGGTGTCTTCGGCATCTGGTATGGCAAGGGGCCTGGCGTGGACCGCTGCTCCGACGTGTTCAAGCACGCCAATATGGCGGGCACGGCAAAGCATGGCGGCGTGATTGCGATCGCGGGCGACGACCACATCAGCAAGTCCTCCACGGCCGCGCACCAGAGCGACCACATCTTCAAGGCCTGCGGTACGCCGGTGTTCTTCCCCAGCAATGTGCAGGACATCCTGGACATGGGCCTGCATGCCTTTGCCATGAGCCGCTTCTCGGGCCTGTGGTCGGGCATGAAGACGATCCAGGAGGTGGTGGAGTCCTCCTCCTCGGTCCTGGTGGACCCGGATCGCGTCAACATCATCCTGCCCGAAGACTTTCAGATGCCCGACGGCGGCCTGCATATCCGCTGGCCCGATCCGCCGCTGGAGCAGGAAGCGCGGCTGATGAACTACAAGTGGTATGCGGCCCTGGCCTATGTGCGCGCCAACAAGCTCAACCACAACGTGATCGAGGGACCGAGCGACCGCTTCGGCATCATCGCCAGCGGCAAGGCCTATAACGACACGCGCCAGGCCATGGCCGATCTGGGGCTGGACGAGGACACCTGCCACCAGCTGGGCATCAGGCTGCACAAGGTGAATGTGGTCTGGCCGCTGGAGGCCACCATCACGCGCGATTTCGCGCGCGGCCTGCAGGAGATTCTGGTGGTCGAGGAAAAGCGCCAGGTCATCGAATACCAGATCAAGGAAGAGCTCTACAACTGGCGCGACGACGTGCGCCCCAATGTGGTGGGCAAGTTCAGCGACGAGCATGGCGGCGAATGGTCGCTGCCCAACCCCAGCACCGACTGGCTGCTGCGCCCCACGGCCGATCTGACCCCCGCCATCATTGCGCGCGCCATTGCCCAGCGCCTGAAGAAGCTGGGCGTGCCCGAGCATGTGCAAACGCGCATGCAGCAGCGTCTGGCCGTGCTCGACGCCCGCGAAGCGGCGATCAAGGCGGCCAAGGAAGTCTCCACGGGCGATCGCACGCCCTGGTTTTGCAGCGGCTGCCCGCACAACACCTCGACACGCGTGCCCGAAGGCTCGCGCGCCGTGGCCGGCATCGGCTGCCACTACATGACCACCTGGATGCCCGACCGTCGCACCAGCACCTTCACGCAGATGGGCGGCGAGGGCGTGACCTGGGTGGGACAGGCGCCCTTCACCAAGGAAGCCCATGTCTTCGCCAATCTGGGTGACGGCACCTATTTCCACAGCGGGCTGCTGGCTATTCGCCAGAGCATCGCGGCCGGCACCAACATCACCTACAAGGTGCTCTACAACGACGCCGTGGCCATGACGGGCGGCCAGCGCGTGGGCGAGCGGCCCGAAGGCCATTCGGTGCTGCAGATCATGAACAGCCTGCTCTCCGAAGGCGTGCGCAAGCTGGTCATCGTCACCGACGAGCCCGAGAAATACGATGGCGTGAAGCTGGGCGAGGGCGTGACCGTGCACCACCGCGACGAGCTCGATGCGATCCAGCGCCAGTTCCGCGAGCTCACGGGCTGCACGGCCATCATCTACGACCAGACCTGTGCCACCGAAAAGCGCCGCCGCCGCAAACGCGGCCTGCTATCCACGCCCGACAAGACCGTGGTCATCAACGAGCTGGTCTGCGAGGGCTGTGGCGATTGCTCGGTGCAGTCCAACTGCCTGTCGGTGGAGCCCGTGGAGACCGAGTTCGGCCGCAAGCGCCGCATCAACCAGAACAGCTGCAACAAGGACTATTCCTGCGTCAAGGGCTTCTGCCCCAGCTTCGTCACCGTCGAGGGCGGTCAGCTCAAGAAGCCCAAGCAGGACAAGAAGGGCAGCCTGGAAGCCCTGCCCAATATTCCCGAGCCCATCGTGCCCGTGGCCGAGCAGGCCTGGGGCATCGTGGTGGCCGGTGTCGGCGGCACGGGCGTGATCACCATCGGTTCGCTGCTGGGCATGGCCGCACACCTGGAAGGCAAGGGCGTGGTTACGCAGGATGCGGCCGGTCTGGCGCAAAAAGGCGGCTCCACCTGGAGCCATATCCAGATCGCCAACCGCGCCGATGCCATCTACACCACCAAGGTGGACATGGCCAAGGCCGATCTGGTCATCGGCTGCGACCCCATCGTGGCGGCCACGCCCACCACCTTGTCCGTGATGCAGCCGGGGCGCACCTATGTGGCGCTCAACAGCCATGCCGCGCCCACGGCCAGCTTTGTGGGCAACCCCGACTGGCAGTCGCCTGCCGCACGCTGCGCCACGGCGCTGGCCGAGGCCGTGGGTCATGGCGCCCTGGGCAGCTTCGACGCCGAGAAGGCCTCCACGGCCTTGCTGGGCGACAGCATCTACGCCAACCCCATGATGCTGGGCTACGCCTGGCAAAAGGGCAAGGTGCCGCTGAGCCATGCCTCGCTGATGCGCGCCATGGAGCTCAACGGCGTGCAGGTGGCGCGCAACCAGGAGGCCTTTGAATGGGGCCGCCGCTGCGCCCACGATCTGGAGGCAGTGCGCGCTCTGTATCAGGCATCGCAGGTGATCCAGTTCGTCAAGAAGCCGTCGCTAGCGGAAATGCTGGACAAGCGTGTGGAGTTCCTCACGGCCTACCAGAACGCGGCCTATGCCCAGCAGTACAGCGACTTCGTGGCCAAGGTGCGCGCGGCGGAAGAGCCGCTGGCCCAGGGCACGCGCCTGTCCCAGGCCGTGGCGCGCTATCTGTTCAAGCTGATGGCGTACAAGGACGAGTACGAGGTGGCGCGTCTGCACACCGAGGCGGCGTTCACCCAGAAGATCAGCGACATGTTCGAGGGCGACTACAAGCTCGTGCATCACCTCGCGCCCCCCGGTTTCGCCAAGAAGGACGCGCAGGGCCATCTGCTCAAAAAGTCCTATGGCCCCTGGATGCGCAAGGCCATGGGCTGGCTGGCCGGCATGAAGGGACTGCGCGGCACGGCACTCGATCCCTTCGGTCGCACCGAGGAGCGCCGCACCGAGCGCGCCCTGATCGTCGAATACCGCCAGTGCATCGACACCTTGCTGGCAGGTCTGACGGCTGACAAGCTGGCGCTGGCTGTGGAGATCGCCTCCATCCCCGAAGACATTCGAGGCTACGGCCATGTGAAGGAGCACCATCTGGCGGCTGCGCGCATCAAGTGGCAGTCGTTGATGACGCGCTGGAATGGCTCGGCTGCACCCGCTGCACCAGCGGTCAAGCTGATGGCAGTGAACTAA
- the secD gene encoding protein translocase subunit SecD — translation MNRYPVWKYAILVIALLVGVLYTLPNFFGEAPAVQVSSAKSTVKVDNAVLQKVESALSAASVKATSMSLEGTSVRARFDTPDEQLKAKDVIEKALVADPTDPSYIVALNLVSRSPDWLTAIGAKPMYLGLDLRGGVHFMLQVDMAAALTKKAESYAGDLRSSMRDKNIRHGGVSRDGNNVTIRVRDEATLTAARNLITDQFPDLVAASSPDGTGFKLVASIKPEALRKVQEQALKQNIVTLHNRINELGVAEPVIQQQGLDRIVVQLPGVQDTAKAKDILGRTATLEVRLVDESAEARAAEMGSGPVPFGSEKYLDRNGQSIIVQKQVILTGENLTDAQPGFDSQTQEPTVNLVLDAKGARIFKDVTRENINKRMAIILFEKGKGEVVTAPVIRGEIGGGRVQISGRMTTAEANDTSLLLRAGSLAAPMEIIEEYTIGPSLGADNIDRGIHSVVWGMVAVAAFMCVYYMLFGVISTISLGINVLLLLAILSMLQATLTLPGIAAMALALGVAIDSNVLINERIREELRAGASPQAAIHAGYEHAWHTILDSNVTTLIVGLALLAFGSGVVRGFAVVHCIGILTSMFSAVFFSRGLVNLWYGGRKKLKSLAIGQVWKPEGEGHRSVAGRGGNN, via the coding sequence ATGAACCGATACCCGGTCTGGAAGTACGCGATCCTCGTGATCGCGCTGCTGGTGGGGGTGCTCTACACCCTGCCCAATTTCTTTGGTGAAGCGCCTGCCGTGCAGGTGTCCTCGGCCAAGTCCACCGTCAAGGTGGACAACGCTGTGCTGCAAAAGGTGGAATCTGCCTTGAGCGCGGCCAGCGTCAAAGCCACTTCAATGTCGCTGGAAGGCACTTCGGTGCGCGCCCGCTTCGATACGCCTGATGAGCAGCTCAAGGCCAAGGACGTCATCGAGAAGGCTCTGGTTGCCGATCCCACCGACCCCTCCTACATCGTGGCGCTGAACCTGGTGTCGCGCTCGCCCGACTGGCTGACGGCCATCGGCGCCAAGCCCATGTATCTGGGCCTGGACCTGCGCGGCGGCGTGCACTTCATGCTGCAGGTGGACATGGCAGCGGCCCTGACCAAGAAGGCCGAGAGCTATGCGGGCGATCTGCGCTCTTCGATGCGCGACAAGAACATCCGTCACGGCGGTGTCAGCCGCGACGGCAACAACGTCACCATTCGCGTGCGCGACGAAGCCACGCTGACGGCGGCGCGCAACCTGATTACGGATCAGTTCCCCGATCTGGTGGCCGCTTCCTCGCCCGATGGCACTGGCTTCAAGCTGGTGGCCTCGATCAAGCCCGAGGCCCTGCGCAAGGTGCAGGAGCAGGCGCTCAAGCAGAACATCGTCACGCTGCACAACCGTATCAACGAACTCGGCGTGGCCGAGCCTGTGATCCAGCAGCAGGGTCTGGACCGCATCGTGGTGCAACTGCCCGGCGTGCAGGACACGGCCAAGGCCAAGGACATTCTGGGCCGTACCGCCACGCTGGAAGTGCGCCTGGTGGACGAGTCCGCCGAAGCGCGTGCTGCCGAGATGGGCTCCGGCCCCGTGCCTTTCGGCTCCGAGAAATACCTGGACCGCAACGGCCAGAGCATCATCGTGCAAAAGCAGGTGATCCTGACCGGTGAGAACCTGACGGATGCCCAGCCCGGTTTTGACAGCCAGACCCAGGAGCCCACCGTCAACCTGGTGCTGGATGCCAAGGGCGCGCGCATCTTCAAGGACGTGACGCGCGAGAACATCAACAAGCGCATGGCCATCATCCTGTTCGAAAAGGGCAAGGGCGAAGTGGTGACGGCTCCCGTGATTCGTGGCGAAATCGGCGGCGGCCGCGTGCAGATCTCGGGTCGCATGACTACGGCTGAAGCCAACGACACCTCGCTGCTGCTGCGCGCCGGTTCGCTGGCCGCTCCCATGGAGATCATCGAGGAATACACCATCGGCCCAAGCCTTGGCGCCGACAACATCGACCGAGGCATCCACTCCGTGGTCTGGGGCATGGTGGCCGTTGCTGCCTTCATGTGTGTCTATTACATGCTGTTCGGCGTGATCTCCACGATCTCTCTGGGCATCAACGTGTTGCTGCTGCTGGCCATTCTGTCCATGCTGCAGGCCACGCTGACCCTGCCCGGCATTGCCGCCATGGCGCTGGCGCTGGGTGTGGCCATCGACTCGAACGTGCTGATCAACGAGCGCATTCGCGAAGAGCTGCGTGCCGGTGCCTCGCCCCAGGCGGCGATCCATGCCGGTTACGAGCATGCCTGGCACACCATTTTGGACTCGAACGTGACCACCCTGATTGTGGGTCTGGCACTGCTGGCCTTTGGTTCTGGTGTGGTGCGTGGCTTTGCCGTGGTGCACTGCATCGGCATTCTGACCAGCATGTTCTCGGCCGTGTTCTTCTCGCGTGGCCTGGTCAATCTCTGGTATGGCGGTCGCAAGAAGCTCAAGAGCCTTGCCATCGGTCAGGTCTGGAAGCCTGAGGGTGAGGGTCACCGTTCCGTGGCCGGCCGCGGCGGCAACAACTAA